A genomic region of Psychrobacter sp. M13 contains the following coding sequences:
- a CDS encoding pyridoxamine 5'-phosphate oxidase family protein, translating to MSKQDNIDKVQAIVKDVKFAMMTTVNSKGDLHAWPMTTSETSIGGKEIWFIGDKTSDVVKDIQDNKKIGLSYATQDEKNYVSVSANAELPADKARLEELWSPVYNAFFEHGQDDENVQLIKVVPHGVECWISGSSTVNMFKMVVAAVQDGKTAEDIGETFKIEL from the coding sequence ATAATATCGATAAAGTACAAGCAATCGTAAAAGATGTAAAATTTGCCATGATGACCACCGTCAATAGTAAAGGTGATCTGCATGCTTGGCCGATGACAACCAGTGAAACCAGTATCGGTGGTAAAGAGATTTGGTTTATTGGTGACAAAACATCAGATGTTGTCAAAGACATTCAGGATAACAAAAAGATCGGCCTATCTTATGCTACTCAAGATGAGAAGAACTACGTCTCTGTTAGCGCCAATGCAGAGCTACCTGCTGATAAAGCTAGACTGGAAGAGCTGTGGTCACCTGTGTACAATGCATTTTTTGAGCATGGTCAAGACGATGAAAACGTACAACTTATCAAAGTCGTCCCGCATGGCGTAGAATGTTGGATTAGCGGTAGCTCAACCGTAAATATGTTTAAGATGGTAGTAGCAGCAGTCCAAGATGGTAAAACCGCTGAAGATATCGGTGAGACCTTTAAGATTGAGCTATAA
- a CDS encoding NAD(P)/FAD-dependent oxidoreductase — translation MIANHSARASHNVKTVKIAIIGGGLTGLMTATLLERALAKQPNQADVTSNNKADITIFEKSRSVGRLATRYRTNKDTDANTNTDHEVNKQWQWAFGAQFFTAKTDGFSQFIAPWLDSGLLQPWCAQVVELLPASDDNQPPTIDKNEQWDSTHARFVSTPKMTSWGRALADNLASSTVKFKTRVAPLNDQQYNSTTKKTELFDEDGASLGQFDWVICTAPNGQAIELMADSGFSEQAKILKPEMLACYTLMLGWDNLESLPESLNAKSLDDKSSSAWDVAYVQESILDRIFVEHHKPNHEHILPSVTIHADNEWSQQQVDEDIEEMTRQLLAEAKQALNWNDDTAPSQVDCHRWRFASTLMPLDIEGDEKPLGLLIDKKNQWIVSGDWCGQGNIESCYQMAVETVVVVTGVLGK, via the coding sequence ATGATTGCTAATCATAGTGCAAGGGCTAGTCATAATGTAAAAACAGTAAAGATCGCTATTATCGGTGGCGGCTTAACAGGCTTAATGACCGCGACCCTACTTGAGCGCGCGCTTGCTAAGCAACCTAACCAAGCTGATGTGACTAGTAATAATAAAGCAGATATTACTATCTTTGAGAAATCTCGCAGCGTAGGTCGGCTAGCAACTCGCTATCGTACTAATAAAGATACTGATGCTAATACTAACACTGATCACGAGGTTAATAAACAGTGGCAATGGGCGTTTGGTGCGCAGTTTTTTACTGCTAAAACAGATGGCTTTTCGCAGTTCATAGCGCCTTGGTTAGATTCGGGATTATTACAGCCGTGGTGTGCGCAAGTGGTTGAGTTATTACCAGCTTCAGATGACAATCAGCCACCTACTATTGATAAAAACGAGCAGTGGGATAGTACTCACGCGCGTTTTGTAAGCACGCCGAAGATGACCAGTTGGGGTCGAGCGCTGGCTGATAATCTAGCATCTAGTACGGTCAAGTTCAAAACCCGTGTCGCACCTTTAAACGATCAACAGTACAACTCTACTACTAAGAAAACTGAGCTATTCGATGAAGATGGCGCAAGTTTAGGGCAGTTCGATTGGGTAATCTGTACCGCACCTAATGGACAAGCCATAGAACTGATGGCGGACAGTGGCTTTAGCGAGCAAGCCAAAATCCTCAAGCCAGAAATGCTGGCATGCTATACCTTAATGTTGGGCTGGGATAATCTTGAGAGCTTACCAGAGTCTTTGAACGCTAAGTCTTTAGATGATAAGTCTTCTAGCGCATGGGACGTAGCCTATGTGCAAGAGTCCATCCTCGATAGAATATTCGTTGAGCATCACAAGCCTAACCACGAACATATATTGCCTAGCGTCACGATTCACGCTGATAATGAGTGGTCTCAGCAGCAGGTGGATGAAGATATTGAGGAGATGACAAGGCAACTATTAGCCGAGGCAAAGCAAGCGTTGAACTGGAATGACGACACAGCACCTAGCCAAGTAGACTGTCATCGCTGGCGTTTTGCCTCAACGCTAATGCCGTTAGATATCGAAGGTGACGAGAAGCCATTAGGCTTGCTAATCGATAAAAAGAATCAATGGATCGTTAGTGGCGACTGGTGTGGTCAGGGTAATATTGAAAGCTGTTATCAAATGGCGGTGGAGACGGTTGTGGTTGTGACTGGGGTACTGGGGAAGTAG
- a CDS encoding ABC transporter substrate-binding protein, producing MKWTFKMTLMALTVGTMSLAGCSSPESTSPAEGSDTEVSTSTSDIPVQGVTDTEIVLGGALDLSGPFAGFGNPAVAGANMYFDEVNAAGGVNGRKIRYIVEDHSYQVPKAVQAANKLVSRDKVFAMLMSLGTPHNLASFPIMDRANVPNVMPITFAKPMQEEGALNRRYTLGSTYYDSMKMGMEYLIAENEVSNLCVMYIPSDYGEETNAAAKDIADNNPNVTLVQASSHRPDETDFSGAIAKLKDADCDLIALSLTIRGAITAVGTANAMGWTDVKFIAPATGFHPAVAAAPGGASEGLYAVSYYNDLALRADEPETKAFVEKFKAATGEDVSAGAILGYLAAKITVEGLTAAGQDLNADTFNAGLETVSFVDGITGSTIAITPESHVAINDVYLSQVNSGAWKTITQLK from the coding sequence ATGAAATGGACATTCAAAATGACGCTAATGGCATTGACCGTTGGCACAATGAGCTTGGCAGGGTGCAGTAGCCCTGAGAGCACATCACCAGCCGAAGGCTCTGATACTGAGGTCAGCACTTCTACTAGCGATATACCAGTACAAGGCGTCACTGATACCGAAATCGTCTTAGGCGGCGCCCTTGATCTGTCGGGTCCATTTGCAGGGTTTGGTAATCCTGCGGTCGCTGGAGCCAACATGTACTTTGATGAAGTCAATGCGGCAGGCGGCGTTAATGGTCGAAAAATTCGCTATATCGTCGAAGATCATTCATATCAAGTACCAAAGGCTGTACAGGCCGCTAACAAGCTAGTCAGCCGCGATAAAGTATTTGCTATGCTAATGTCTTTAGGTACACCGCACAATTTGGCCAGCTTCCCTATTATGGATCGCGCCAATGTCCCTAATGTGATGCCAATCACCTTTGCAAAGCCCATGCAAGAAGAGGGTGCCTTAAATCGCCGTTATACGCTTGGTAGTACTTATTACGACTCAATGAAAATGGGTATGGAGTATTTAATTGCCGAAAATGAGGTGAGCAATCTGTGTGTTATGTATATCCCCTCAGATTATGGTGAGGAGACCAATGCCGCTGCTAAAGACATCGCTGATAATAACCCTAATGTGACTTTGGTTCAGGCCAGCTCACATCGTCCAGATGAAACAGACTTCTCTGGTGCGATTGCCAAACTAAAAGATGCTGATTGTGATCTGATTGCTTTATCTCTAACCATACGAGGCGCTATTACTGCAGTAGGTACGGCAAACGCCATGGGCTGGACTGATGTGAAATTTATCGCCCCTGCAACAGGGTTCCATCCTGCAGTTGCTGCGGCACCAGGCGGCGCAAGTGAAGGTTTATATGCAGTTTCGTATTACAACGATTTAGCGCTAAGAGCGGATGAGCCTGAAACAAAAGCTTTTGTTGAGAAGTTCAAAGCCGCAACAGGTGAGGATGTATCAGCAGGCGCTATCTTAGGGTATCTTGCAGCAAAAATTACGGTTGAAGGACTAACAGCCGCAGGTCAAGACCTAAATGCCGATACGTTTAATGCTGGTCTTGAGACGGTCAGCTTTGTTGATGGCATTACAGGATCTACCATAGCCATTACTCCTGAGAGCCATGTTGCAATTAACGACGTTTACCTATCACAAGTAAACAGTGGCGCATGGAAAACCATCACCCAGCTTAAATAA
- a CDS encoding ABC transporter ATP-binding protein: MLEVRNLESFYGPVMALRGVSLEVPKGKVVTILGANGAGKTTLMKTVSGVINPRKGAVWFQGERIDGNEPDRLVKKGLSHVPEGREVFPFLSVAENLAMGAYTRNDKSEIQRDIEMIYDYFPILKDRRDQAAGTMSGGQQQMLAIGRGLMSRPSLMLLDEPSLGLSPLLVQEIFTIIRRLNKEQGVTILLVEQNARVALAAADYGYVLETGRIVMAGSADKLLHSDDIKEFYLGQTKDDTAEATRWKRKKTWR; encoded by the coding sequence GTGCTTGAAGTCCGTAATCTTGAATCGTTTTACGGCCCTGTTATGGCATTAAGAGGTGTCAGTTTAGAAGTGCCAAAAGGCAAAGTAGTCACTATCTTGGGTGCTAATGGCGCAGGCAAAACCACCTTAATGAAAACGGTATCTGGCGTCATTAATCCTCGTAAAGGTGCCGTATGGTTTCAGGGTGAACGTATCGATGGTAATGAGCCTGATCGCCTAGTTAAAAAAGGCTTATCACATGTGCCAGAGGGCCGGGAAGTTTTTCCATTTCTCAGTGTCGCTGAGAACCTAGCAATGGGCGCTTATACACGTAATGATAAATCTGAAATACAACGCGACATCGAGATGATATATGACTATTTTCCCATACTAAAAGATCGCCGCGATCAAGCCGCTGGTACGATGTCTGGCGGTCAGCAGCAAATGTTAGCGATTGGACGCGGACTGATGTCACGTCCGTCACTTATGCTCCTTGATGAGCCTTCTCTTGGATTGTCACCATTATTAGTGCAAGAGATCTTTACTATTATTCGCAGGTTGAACAAAGAGCAAGGCGTGACGATTTTACTCGTTGAACAAAACGCTAGAGTGGCTTTGGCAGCCGCGGATTATGGTTATGTATTAGAGACTGGCCGTATTGTCATGGCAGGTTCAGCAGATAAACTGCTGCATTCTGATGATATTAAAGAGTTTTACCTCGGACAAACCAAAGATGACACCGCAGAAGCCACTCGGTGGAAACGCAAAAAGACTTGGCGGTGA
- the acs gene encoding acetate--CoA ligase, with product MKIFPISADFIATANTSAEQYHDDYERSVASSSTTDVYWAERAQAIDWIKKPTIISNVNYDLDDFRIKWFEDGQLNISVNCLDRHLKTNPYKPAIIWEGDHPSSNKIISFKELHSEVCRLGNAMRKLGVQKGDRVTIYMPMIPEAMIAMLACARIGAVHSVVFGGFSADSLGNRIVDSQSKLVITADEGLRGNKHSPLKVNVDRALDMEGTECVEKVIVVYRTGNSIPMSGRRDIWYHTLVESESVHCEPEVMNSEDPLFLLYTSGSTGKPKGVLHTTGGYITYALSTFRDVFDIKDDDVYWCTADVGWVTGHTYATYAPLANGTTTLMFEGVPDYPTWARVGNIIDKHKVSILYTAPTAIRSMMKEGNDFVNESERSSLRLLGTVGEPINPEAWDWYYNVVGNGNCPVIDTWWQTETGGIMLAPIPGTVALKPGAAMNPMYGIVPDVVDTDDTILDGPAHGNLVISSSWPGQMRGIYNDHQRFLETYFTDYPGHYFTGDGVQRDEDGHYWITGRVDDVLNVSGHRLGTAEVESSIDAHPSIVEAAVVGMPHEIRGVGIAAFVVLSMGEEANSSLKSELNRHVRNEIGPIANLDAIYIVDALPKTRSGKIMRRILRNLAAGQYIGLGDLSTLADSSVINQMIEVVKAERRAHDC from the coding sequence ATGAAAATATTCCCTATTTCGGCTGATTTTATTGCCACTGCCAATACCAGCGCTGAACAATACCACGATGATTATGAACGCTCTGTTGCCTCATCTAGTACTACTGATGTCTATTGGGCGGAGCGGGCACAAGCTATCGATTGGATCAAAAAGCCAACTATTATAAGCAATGTCAATTATGATTTAGACGATTTTCGTATCAAGTGGTTTGAGGATGGACAGCTCAATATTTCAGTTAATTGTCTAGATCGTCATCTAAAAACCAATCCCTATAAGCCTGCCATTATTTGGGAGGGTGATCATCCCTCTTCAAACAAAATCATCTCTTTCAAAGAGCTGCATAGTGAGGTTTGCCGTTTGGGTAATGCCATGCGCAAACTAGGCGTGCAAAAAGGCGATCGCGTTACGATTTATATGCCGATGATACCTGAAGCTATGATCGCGATGCTGGCTTGTGCTCGTATTGGGGCGGTACATTCAGTCGTATTCGGTGGTTTTTCAGCGGACAGTTTGGGTAATCGTATTGTAGATAGCCAATCTAAGCTGGTGATTACTGCCGACGAAGGCTTGCGTGGTAATAAGCACAGCCCGCTCAAGGTCAATGTCGATCGGGCGCTGGACATGGAAGGCACAGAATGCGTCGAAAAAGTTATTGTGGTTTATCGTACAGGTAACTCTATTCCCATGAGTGGTCGCCGTGATATTTGGTATCATACTTTAGTTGAGAGCGAGAGCGTACACTGCGAGCCTGAGGTTATGAATAGCGAGGATCCGCTGTTTTTATTGTACACTTCAGGCTCTACAGGCAAGCCCAAAGGCGTACTACATACTACAGGCGGCTATATCACTTATGCTTTGTCAACCTTTCGTGACGTCTTTGATATAAAAGACGATGATGTCTACTGGTGCACTGCTGATGTCGGCTGGGTCACAGGTCATACGTATGCCACTTATGCGCCACTAGCTAATGGCACCACTACGCTCATGTTTGAAGGTGTGCCTGATTATCCTACTTGGGCGCGAGTAGGCAATATTATTGACAAGCATAAAGTCAGCATTTTATATACTGCGCCAACTGCCATACGCTCGATGATGAAAGAGGGCAATGACTTTGTCAACGAGTCTGAGCGCTCAAGCCTGCGTCTGCTCGGAACGGTGGGTGAGCCTATCAACCCTGAAGCTTGGGACTGGTACTATAATGTCGTCGGTAATGGTAACTGTCCCGTTATCGACACGTGGTGGCAGACCGAAACAGGCGGTATTATGCTGGCTCCTATTCCAGGTACGGTAGCGCTCAAACCAGGCGCGGCGATGAATCCAATGTACGGTATCGTGCCAGATGTCGTCGATACTGATGATACTATTCTCGATGGCCCTGCTCATGGCAATCTAGTCATTAGTAGTAGCTGGCCTGGGCAGATGCGAGGTATTTATAATGATCATCAGCGCTTTTTAGAGACTTATTTTACCGACTATCCTGGGCATTACTTCACAGGTGATGGCGTTCAGCGTGATGAGGATGGGCACTACTGGATCACAGGTCGGGTCGACGATGTGCTTAATGTTTCAGGACACAGGCTGGGTACTGCTGAAGTTGAGAGCTCAATCGATGCGCATCCGTCTATTGTTGAAGCCGCTGTCGTTGGTATGCCACACGAAATAAGAGGGGTAGGCATCGCCGCTTTTGTCGTTCTTAGTATGGGAGAGGAGGCAAATAGCAGTTTGAAATCTGAGCTCAATCGTCATGTGCGTAATGAGATTGGCCCTATTGCTAACTTAGATGCTATCTACATCGTCGATGCGCTACCCAAGACGCGCTCTGGTAAGATCATGCGTCGTATCTTGCGTAATTTAGCCGCAGGTCAATATATCGGTCTCGGTGACTTGTCTACTTTAGCAGACAGTTCAGTGATCAATCAGATGATCGAAGTGGTTAAAGCGGAGCGCCGTGCCCATGATTGCTAA
- the pgsA gene encoding CDP-diacylglycerol--glycerol-3-phosphate 3-phosphatidyltransferase, whose protein sequence is MTKNIDTPPLQPVPNDKSIFNLPNNLTIARILMIPLFVAIAYWPPAMGIGQAAISDNVIARVGMSEFSDSLLRHLLLTGVFIIAAITDWLDGYFARKLNVMSAFGRFLDPVADKLMVAAALIILVQWHPNIIMAIAAIVIISREIAVSALREWMAELGNRTSVAVSYVGKLKTTFQMIAITVLLLNWESLELIGYGLMVAAVVLTLWSMFIYLKAAWPYLKQSG, encoded by the coding sequence ATGACCAAAAATATAGATACGCCGCCTTTGCAACCCGTACCAAACGATAAAAGCATTTTTAATCTGCCGAACAATTTAACGATTGCGCGTATTTTGATGATTCCCCTATTTGTAGCAATAGCCTACTGGCCGCCCGCTATGGGCATTGGACAGGCTGCGATCTCAGATAATGTTATCGCGCGAGTAGGGATGAGCGAGTTTAGCGATAGCTTATTGCGTCATTTACTATTGACAGGCGTCTTTATCATTGCCGCTATTACCGACTGGCTCGATGGCTATTTTGCGCGCAAGCTTAACGTCATGTCAGCCTTTGGACGCTTTTTAGATCCAGTCGCTGATAAGTTAATGGTCGCAGCGGCGCTGATAATCTTAGTACAGTGGCATCCCAATATCATCATGGCGATAGCAGCTATCGTGATTATCTCGCGTGAGATTGCCGTATCGGCACTGCGTGAATGGATGGCGGAGCTGGGCAATCGTACTAGCGTTGCAGTCTCTTATGTGGGCAAGCTCAAGACTACTTTTCAGATGATTGCAATTACCGTGCTGTTATTGAACTGGGAGTCGCTTGAGCTAATTGGTTACGGTCTAATGGTAGCAGCAGTCGTGCTAACATTATGGTCGATGTTTATTTATCTCAAGGCCGCTTGGCCTTATCTTAAGCAGAGTGGCTAG
- a CDS encoding long-chain fatty acid--CoA ligase encodes MNNSTDTSTNPADTSTDNLIEPLAADTTDVDIMPTIQASSYVESPSDSHTSESSHDNSHDNSHEIHNAPYDHEPQILEGCDTLTKLWQQVCLSRGTKIAHREKDFGIWQSHSWLDYYHRGCDIGMALVELGLTKGDTVSILSEDNKEWLYCDLGVCAVGGIPNGVYTTDSAEQLVYIINDSQSKFLFVENDEQLHKFLAVREQMPSLKKVIVFDRKGLRSLDDDDVIFLDELYTLGQSADNALERFSHYIDQSTPNDVRTLIYTSGTTGNPKGAILTHANVLFGLKTSIEMIDVKSTDEQLCFLPLCHVLERLTSVDLPIHRGCIVNFAESTETVFENMKEVSPDSFTAVPRLWEKMYASISNMRSDASAFNGWAFDRALEAGNEYAGVVMAGNIPTTGQKLRYQFWDKLVLHKIREMIGMSNIRRALTGAAPISLDIIRWFHAIGVPIYEGYGMTESSGVISLNTSDAQRPGSVGKPLPGCEVRIADSGEILVKGGNVFAGYWNKPEKTAEDLQGDWLHTGDVGELKEGFLYITGRIKDIIITAGGKNITPAAIESKLKFSPYVSDAVVIGDKRKFLTCLIMIDQENVEKYAQDNQVMFSDFRSLCHAPEVIALIDEVVQAANETLAQVETIKRFRLIDVLLSPEDDELTATMKLKRSLVEKKHHTLIESMY; translated from the coding sequence ATGAATAATTCTACAGATACCTCGACTAATCCCGCAGATACTTCTACAGATAATCTGATTGAACCTTTAGCTGCTGATACAACCGACGTTGATATAATGCCAACAATACAAGCTTCGTCTTATGTCGAATCACCATCAGATAGCCATACTTCTGAGAGCAGTCATGATAATAGTCATGATAATAGTCATGAGATTCATAACGCACCGTACGATCATGAGCCTCAAATCTTAGAAGGCTGCGATACTCTAACTAAGCTTTGGCAACAAGTATGCTTGAGCCGAGGTACTAAAATTGCCCATCGTGAAAAGGACTTTGGTATTTGGCAAAGCCACAGCTGGTTAGACTACTATCATCGCGGTTGTGATATTGGTATGGCGCTCGTCGAGTTAGGGTTAACGAAAGGCGATACGGTTTCTATCTTGAGTGAAGACAATAAAGAGTGGCTCTATTGCGATTTGGGTGTCTGCGCCGTCGGTGGCATACCCAATGGCGTTTACACGACGGACAGTGCTGAGCAACTGGTATATATCATCAATGACAGCCAGTCTAAGTTTTTATTCGTAGAAAACGACGAGCAATTGCATAAGTTTTTGGCCGTTCGTGAGCAAATGCCGTCGCTTAAAAAGGTGATTGTATTTGATCGAAAAGGATTGCGTAGTCTTGATGATGATGACGTTATTTTCCTCGATGAGTTATACACGCTTGGACAAAGTGCGGATAACGCTTTAGAGCGCTTTAGTCATTACATTGATCAAAGCACGCCAAATGACGTGCGTACGCTTATCTATACATCAGGTACCACGGGCAACCCAAAAGGCGCAATCCTCACGCATGCTAATGTCTTATTTGGGCTAAAAACAAGCATTGAGATGATTGATGTAAAATCGACTGACGAGCAGCTGTGCTTTCTACCTTTATGTCATGTATTAGAGCGCCTTACCTCCGTTGATCTCCCTATTCATAGAGGATGTATCGTCAATTTTGCTGAGAGTACGGAGACGGTGTTCGAGAACATGAAAGAGGTGTCGCCAGATTCTTTTACAGCAGTTCCTAGGCTATGGGAGAAGATGTATGCCTCTATTAGCAATATGCGTAGTGATGCCAGTGCCTTTAACGGTTGGGCATTTGATCGCGCGTTAGAGGCGGGCAATGAGTATGCTGGTGTCGTAATGGCAGGCAATATACCAACCACAGGTCAAAAGCTTCGCTATCAGTTTTGGGACAAATTAGTTTTGCACAAAATTCGTGAGATGATAGGAATGTCTAATATCCGTCGTGCTCTCACGGGCGCTGCACCAATATCTTTGGATATCATTCGCTGGTTTCACGCGATAGGCGTGCCTATTTATGAGGGCTATGGTATGACGGAAAGCTCAGGGGTGATCTCACTGAACACCTCTGATGCACAAAGACCGGGTAGCGTCGGCAAACCACTGCCAGGTTGTGAAGTCCGTATCGCTGATAGTGGTGAGATACTGGTCAAAGGCGGTAATGTATTTGCAGGGTACTGGAATAAACCCGAAAAAACAGCTGAAGATTTGCAAGGTGATTGGTTACATACTGGTGATGTCGGCGAGCTAAAAGAGGGGTTTTTATACATTACAGGCCGTATCAAAGATATCATTATCACGGCAGGTGGTAAGAATATTACGCCTGCTGCTATTGAGAGCAAACTTAAATTCTCCCCTTATGTATCGGATGCTGTTGTCATCGGCGATAAGCGTAAATTTTTGACTTGCCTCATTATGATCGATCAAGAAAACGTCGAAAAATATGCGCAAGATAATCAAGTGATGTTTTCTGACTTTCGCTCGTTATGTCATGCGCCAGAAGTTATCGCCTTGATAGATGAGGTGGTACAGGCTGCCAATGAGACTTTAGCTCAAGTGGAGACCATCAAACGCTTTCGACTTATCGATGTACTTCTGAGCCCTGAGGATGATGAGCTGACGGCGACTATGAAGCTCAAAAGAAGTCTAGTTGAGAAAAAGCATCATACGCTCATTGAGTCTATGTATTAA